From a single Macrobrachium rosenbergii isolate ZJJX-2024 chromosome 7, ASM4041242v1, whole genome shotgun sequence genomic region:
- the LOC136840398 gene encoding suprabasin-like, whose protein sequence is MEMWCEWGNTEGGGVNGKWECGSVSGKSEFGVSAENSDGGSLSGKWNVVGNREGDSVSGKWEFGVSGGTRESDSVAGKWECGVSWGNTAVGSMNDKWECGVNWGNRKGGNVNGKWECGVCKENREGGSMNGKWEFGVNRGNMEGGSVNEKWECGVRLESVNVVCVGENMGGGSVSVKWEYGVNGAIREAGSVSGKWEYGVNGAIREAGSVSGKWECGFEWGNYGR, encoded by the exons ATGGAAATGTGGTGTGAGTGGGGAAATACGGAGGGTGGAGGAGTGAATGGTAAATGGGAATGTGGTAGTGTCAGTGGGAAATCGGAATTTGGTGTGAGTGCGGAAAATAGTGATGGTGGTAGTTTGAGTGGGAAATggaatgtggt GGGAAATAGGGAGGGTGATAGTGTGAGTGGAAAATGGGAATTTGGTGTGAGTGGGGGAACCAGGGAGAGCGATAGCGTGgctggaaaatgggaatgtggtgtgagtTGGGGAAATACGGCGGTTGGTAGCATGAATGATaaatgggaatgtggtgtgaACTGGGGAAATAGGAAGGGTGGTaatgtgaatggaaaatgggaatgtggtgtgTGTAAGGAaaatagggagggtggtagtatgaatggaaaatgggaatttgGTGTGAATAGGGGAAATATGGAAGGTGGTAGTGTGAATGAAAAATGGGAATGTGGAGTGAGATTGGAAAGCGTGAATGTGGTGTGTGTTGGGGAAAATATGGGGGGTGGTAGTGTGAGTGTAAAATGGGAATATGGTGTGAATGGGGCCATTAGGGAGGCTGGTAGTGTCAGTGGAAAATGGGAATATGGAGTGAATGGGGCCATTAGGGAGGCTGGTAGTGTaagtggaaaatgggaatgtggtttTGAGTGGGGGAACTATGGAAGGTGA